The Mustela erminea isolate mMusErm1 chromosome 18, mMusErm1.Pri, whole genome shotgun sequence genome has a window encoding:
- the UBE2Z gene encoding ubiquitin-conjugating enzyme E2 Z: MLQSLLPQSEGQRRPWAPAPVPTPSRPGGPWVDALAERLSLVGRGWAEPAPPGLWKRRVGTLWPGSRWCGSGREQRPLWSADVLPSSPGSEAAMAESPTEEAATATATAGAGAAGPGASGVAGVVGVSGSGFGPPFLPDVWAAAAAAGGAGGPGSGLAPLPGLPPSAAAHGAALLSHWDPTLSSDWDGERTAPQCLLRIKRDIMSIYKEPPPGMFVVPDTVDMTKIHALITGPFDTPYEGGFFLFVFRCPPDYPIHPPRVKLMTTGNNTVRFNPNFYRNGKVCLSILGTWTGPAWSPAQSISSVLISIQSLMTENPYHNEPGFEQERHPGDSKNYNECIRHETIRVAVCDMMEGKCPCPEPLRGVMEKSFLEYYDFYEVACKDRLHLQGQTMQDPFGEKRGHFDYQSLLMRLGLIRQKVLERLHNENAEMDSDSSSSGTETDLHGSLRV, from the exons ATGCTTCAGAGCCTCCTCCCGCAAAGCGAGGGCCAACGCCGGCCCTGGGCCCCGGCTCCAGTTCCCACCCCCTCTCGCCCTGGAGGACCGTGGGTGGACGCTCTTGCAGAACGCCTCTCGCTGGTCGGGCGGGGGTGGGCGGAGCCAGCGCCGCCCGGGCTGTGGAAGCGGAGGGTGGGGACACTCTGGCCCGGCTCTCGGTGGTGCGGGAGCGGGAGGGAGCAGCGGCCGCTCTGGTCGGCGGACGTGCTGCCGAGCAGTCCCGGAAGCGAAGCAGCGATGGCGGAGAGTCCAACTGAGGAGGCGGCGACGGCGACGGCGACGGCGGGCGCCGGGGCGGCGGGCCCCGGGGCGAGCGGCGTCGCCGGTGTTGTTGGCGTTAGCGGCAGCGGGTTCGGGCCGCCTTTCCTGCCGGATGtgtgggcggcggcggcggctgcgggcggggccggggggccgGGGAGCGGCCTGGCTCCGCTGCCCGGGCTCCCGCCCTCGGCCGCTGCCCACGGGGCCGCGCTGCTTAGCCACTGGGACCCCACACTCAGCTCCGACTGGGACGGCGAACGAACCGCGCCGCAGTGTCTACTTCGGATCAAGCG GGATATCATGTCCATTTATAAGGAGCCTCCTCCAGGAATGTTCGTCGTACCTGATACTGTTGACATGACTAAG ATTCATGCATTGATCACAGGCCCATTTGACACCCCTTATGAAGGGGGTTTCTTCCTGTTCGTGTTTCGGTGTCCGCCCGACTATCCCATCCACCCGCCTCGGGTCAAACTGATGACAACGGGCAATAACACAGTGAGGTTTAACCCCAACTTCTACCGCAATGGGAAAGTCTGCTTGAGTATTCTAGG TACGTGGACTGGCCCCGCCTGGAGCCCAGCCCAGAGCATCTCCTCCGTGCTGATCTCCATCCAGTCCCTAATGACTGAGAACCCCTATCACAATGAGCCTGGCTTTGAGCAG GAGAGACATCCAGGAGACAGCAAAAATTACAATGAATGTATCCGGCATGAGACCATCAGAGTGGCAGTCTGTGACATGATGGAAGGAAAGTGTCCCTGCCCTGAGCCCTTACG AGGGGTGATGGAGAAGTCCTTCCTGGAGTATTACGACTTCTATGAGGTGGCTTGCAAAGATCGCCTGCACCTTCAAGGCCAGACAATGCAG GACCCTTTTGGAGAGAAGCGTGGCCACTTTGACTACCAGTCCCTCTTGATGCGCCTGGGACTGATTCGTCAGAAAGTGCTGGAGAGGCTCCATAATGAGAACGCCGAAATGGACTCTGATAGCAGTTCGTCTGGGACAGAGACAGACCTGCACGGGAGCCTGAGGGTTTAG
- the ATP5MC1 gene encoding ATP synthase F(0) complex subunit C1, mitochondrial, with product MQTTGALLISPALIRCCTRDLIRPVSASLLSRPDIPAKQPSYSSNSPLQVARREFQTSVVSRDIDTAAKFIGAGAATVGVAGSGAGIGTVFGSLIIGYARNPSLKQQLFSYAILGFALSEAMGLFCLMVAFLILFAM from the exons ATGCAGACCACCGGGGCACTACTCATTTCTCCGGCTCTG ATTCGCTGTTGTACCAGGGATCTAATCAGGCCTGTGTCTGCCTCCCTCTTGAGTAGGCCAGACATCCCAGCTAAACAG CCATCCTATAGCAGCAACTCCCCGCTCCAGGTGGCCCGACGGGAGTTCCAGACCAGTGTTGTCTCCCGGGACATTGATACAGCAGCCAAGTTTATTGGCGCTGGGGCTGCCACAGTTGGTGTGGCTGGTTCAGGGGCTGGCATTGGAACAGTGTTTGGCAGCTTGATCATTGGCTATGCCAG GAACCCGTCTCTCAAGCAGCAGCTCTTCTCCTATGCCATTCTGGGCTTTGCCCTGTCTGAGGCCATGGGGCTCTTCTGTTTGATGGTCGCCTTCCTCATCCTCTTCGCCATGTGA